A stretch of Fusarium poae strain DAOMC 252244 chromosome 2, whole genome shotgun sequence DNA encodes these proteins:
- a CDS encoding hypothetical protein (TransMembrane:1 (o6-25i)): MALLSVNLRDGLILTTVIITLLYIWEKTSAKITRNGEPLRKPPNTLPLVGNGIIFLQPRQKLFSWFHRVERLYGYETLHITVPSLPPGVIVNDPQNLDFIFRNEGVFEKGDFFKQRSWDLFGHGIINIDGEFWRLQRKAGLRFLSAAALKTLTNERLPRYLDQAIDVLESKTDTKEVVDLQAVVHEVTTQLMGRMAYNMEMHADDDFTIAFEHASGATAERFQNPLWFLTEMFTGARMRRSIATVKAYGKRIVTSAVADRTETEGKTQSDAPGSLIQSLLDSIGDETLVADAALNYLSAGRDTVAQALTWTLYLLMKNPHVATKLRQSVESQRGEHSAPVSAANDPELLTPVRLPYVLAVFYESLRLRPPIPFEIKQAQQATTLPDGTFLPAGAIVVWCAWAMGRSHTTWGSDADDFRPERWLTTSPTGDVTVTQRPAAEFPVFNGGPRVCLGKKMAELVAVQTLARLVPLFNFEPAFKGERVSKSSLTLPMEGGLPVYVQHQIPS; this comes from the exons ATGGCCCTTCTTAGCGTCAACCTTCGAGATGGGCTCATCTTGACAACAGTGATAATAACGCTTCTGTATATTTGGGAGAAAACAAGTGCAAAAATCACTCGTAATGGCGAGCCTCTCAG AAAACCTCCAAACACACTCCCGCTCGTAGGAAACGGAATCATCTTCCTTCAACCTCGTCAAAAGCTCTTTTCATGGTTCCACCGTGTTGAGAGGCTCTACGGCTATGAAACCCTTCACATCACCGTCCCTTCTCTACCACCAGGTGTAATCGTCAACGACCCTCAAAACCTGGACTTTATCTTCCGCAACGAAGGTGTCTTTGAAAAAGGCGATTTCTTCAAACAGCGCTCCTGGGATCTTTTCGGCCATGGTATCATCAACATTGACGGTGAGTTCTGGAGGCTGCAGCGAAAGGCGGGATTGCGATTTCTTTCTGCTGCGGCTTTGAAGACTTTGACGAATGAGAGGTTACCAAGATATCTGGATCAAGCTATTGATGTTCTTGAATCAAAGACGGATACAAAGGAAGTGGTGGATTTGCAGGCTGTCGTTCATGAGGTTACGACGCAGTTGATGGGACGTATGGCGTATAACATGGAGATGCATGCTGACGATGACTTTACCATTGCTTTTGAGCACGCTTCTGGGGCTACTGCTGAGAGGTTTCAGAACCCGTTATGGTTCCTTACTGAGATGTTTACTGGAGCTCGAATGCGACGATCAATCGCGACTGTTAAAGCGTACGGGAAGCGAATTGTCACAAGTGCTGTGGCTGATCGAACGGAAACAGAGGGAAAGACTCAGTCTGACGCCCCGGGGAGTCTTATACAATCTCTGCTCGATTCTATCGGCGATGAGACTCTGGTTGCAGATGCTGCGCTGAACTATCTCTCAGCTGGGAGAGATACTGTTGCACAGGCTTTGACGTGGACGTTATATCTTCTCATGAAGAACCCGCATGTAGCGACCAAGCTACGTCAATCCGTCGAAAGTCAACGAGGTGAACACAGCGCCCCAGTTTCTGCCGCGAACGACCCTGAACTACTCACACCAGTACGGCTACCTTATGTTCTAGCCGTCTTTTATGAATCGCTCCGTCTTCGGCCTCCGATACCCTTCGAAATCAAGCAAGCCCAACAAGCAACTACCCTCCCAGACGGAACATTTCTACCCGCCGGTGCCATCGTGGTCTGGTGTGCTTGGGCGATGGGCCGTTCGCACACGACATGGGGTTCAGACGCAGACGATTTCCGCCCTGAGCGCTGGCTTACTACATCACCAACTGGAGATGTGACCGTTACTCAACGTCCAGCAGCCGAGTTTCCTGTATTCAACGGCGGACCACGAGTATGTCTGGGgaagaagatggccgagTTGGTTGCAGTACAGACATTGGCAAGATTAGTCCCCCTGTTCAACTTTGAGCCTGCGTTCAAGGGTGAGAGAGTGAGCAAAAGTAGCTTGACTTTGCCTATGGAGGGAGGTTTGCCTGTATATGTACAGCATCAAATACCCTCATAA